One Brachyspira pilosicoli P43/6/78 genomic window carries:
- the rplV gene encoding 50S ribosomal protein L22: MEYKVKVRYLRIGRRKVARLLPFVKGEYVNHAIANLTTMPQMSSVVLRKAIKSGIANAISQTRTINPDTLWVKTAFVDKAPSLKRIRAASRGSADPILKRNSHITIVLSDEKKPEKKKIKRVAKKEEAAKVAEV; this comes from the coding sequence ATGGAATATAAGGTAAAGGTACGTTATTTACGCATAGGTCGCAGGAAAGTAGCAAGATTACTTCCTTTCGTTAAAGGTGAGTATGTTAACCATGCTATCGCTAATCTTACAACTATGCCACAAATGTCATCAGTTGTACTTAGAAAAGCTATAAAAAGCGGTATAGCAAATGCTATTTCTCAGACTAGAACTATTAACCCAGACACTTTATGGGTTAAGACAGCTTTTGTTGATAAAGCACCATCATTGAAACGCATAAGAGCAGCAAGTCGTGGTAGTGCTGATCCTATATTAAAAAGAAATTCACATATTACTATAGTATTAAGTGATGAAAAAAAACCTGAGAAGAAAAAAATTAAGAGAGTTGCAAAAAAAGAAGAAGCAGCTAAAGTAGCGGAGGTATAA
- the rpsC gene encoding 30S ribosomal protein S3, with amino-acid sequence MGQKVSPIGLRLGVNKTWSSKWFEDGRTYADSLHEDLSIRRYIMNYYYKTLKEEQKKIGGKKESFDPAISDIQIVRFPDRINVFISTARVGVVVGPKGQRVEAVKAAVQKLVKKPINVSISEIKEAELDATLAAQSVARQLEMRVAFRRAMKSVITQAMKKGAKGIKVMCSGRLAGADIARTEQYKNGSVPLHTIRANIDYGTAEASTTFGIIGVKVWIYKGEILDKKESKQDDAGKVISAKGDR; translated from the coding sequence ATGGGTCAAAAGGTTAGTCCAATAGGTTTAAGACTCGGAGTTAATAAAACTTGGTCTAGTAAATGGTTCGAAGATGGCAGAACTTATGCAGATAGTTTGCATGAAGATTTATCTATAAGACGCTATATAATGAACTATTATTATAAGACATTAAAAGAAGAACAGAAAAAAATTGGCGGAAAGAAAGAGTCTTTTGATCCTGCTATATCTGACATACAAATAGTACGTTTCCCAGATAGAATCAATGTATTTATTTCTACTGCAAGAGTAGGAGTAGTTGTAGGTCCTAAGGGTCAGAGAGTTGAGGCTGTTAAGGCTGCTGTACAAAAGTTAGTAAAAAAGCCTATTAATGTTTCTATATCAGAAATCAAAGAGGCTGAATTAGATGCTACATTGGCAGCACAAAGCGTAGCTCGTCAATTAGAAATGCGTGTTGCTTTCAGAAGAGCTATGAAGAGTGTTATTACTCAAGCTATGAAGAAAGGTGCTAAAGGTATAAAAGTTATGTGTTCTGGTCGTTTAGCAGGTGCTGATATCGCTAGAACAGAACAGTACAAAAATGGTTCAGTACCTCTTCATACAATAAGAGCAAATATAGATTATGGTACTGCTGAAGCTTCTACTACATTTGGTATCATCGGGGTAAAAGTGTGGATATATAAAGGCGAGATTCTTGATAAGAAAGAAAGCAAACAAGATGATGCGGGTAAAGTTATCAGTGCTAAAGGAGATAGATAA
- the rplP gene encoding 50S ribosomal protein L16, whose protein sequence is MLQPSRTKYRKQHRGRMKGKSKRGSNLTFGDYGLMALEPVWLTDRQIEAARIAISRHVKRVGKMWIKVFPDKPYTKKPAETRMGKGKGNVEYWVAVVKPGKVIFEIAGVPEELAQSAFRLAGFKLPIKTKFIKREAI, encoded by the coding sequence ATGTTACAACCATCAAGAACTAAGTATCGTAAACAGCATAGAGGTAGAATGAAAGGTAAGTCCAAAAGAGGAAGTAACTTAACTTTTGGAGATTATGGTTTAATGGCATTAGAGCCTGTATGGCTTACAGATAGACAAATTGAAGCTGCACGTATTGCTATATCAAGACATGTTAAGCGTGTAGGTAAAATGTGGATAAAAGTATTTCCAGACAAACCTTATACTAAAAAGCCAGCAGAAACAAGAATGGGTAAAGGTAAAGGTAACGTTGAATATTGGGTAGCAGTTGTAAAGCCAGGTAAAGTTATATTTGAAATAGCAGGTGTACCAGAAGAATTAGCACAGTCTGCTTTCAGATTAGCTGGTTTCAAGCTTCCTATTAAAACTAAGTTCATTAAGAGGGAGGCTATATAA
- the rpmC gene encoding 50S ribosomal protein L29, whose amino-acid sequence MAKNNKDYKSLGLEELKGELLKLEKEYQEHRFEKVVGDARQTHQLKKARKDIARVKTFIRQHELGIKK is encoded by the coding sequence ATGGCTAAGAATAATAAAGATTATAAGTCATTAGGTTTAGAAGAGCTTAAGGGTGAACTTCTAAAATTAGAAAAAGAATATCAAGAGCATAGATTTGAAAAAGTAGTTGGTGATGCAAGACAAACTCATCAATTAAAAAAAGCTCGCAAAGATATAGCTAGAGTTAAGACATTTATACGTCAGCATGAACTTGGCATAAAAAAATAG